The Toxotes jaculatrix isolate fToxJac2 chromosome 14, fToxJac2.pri, whole genome shotgun sequence genomic interval GGTAAGCTGGTCGTGAAGTTGGCAGATGTTACCGGTACTTGCAGAGTCATAACTGAGCACAaagcacacactgctgtgtttgtaaaATGCTTATATCTACAGTATTTTAccaaatgcagaaacacaaaatattattCTTACATTAATGAAACAACTGAAGGTGAACAATTATTATGGAATATCTTGTTCATTCAATacaatttattgtttttctgttgttgttagGAATAATCCGAGTAGCAAACCGGTATTTTGGACAAGCTCTACATACAGTTTAACGCATGAGGTGAAAAATGGAGCACTAAGCAGGTTGCATGgttgagagagaaaaggggggtggacaaacaaaaaaaacagaggctgaCCTGTTCTGAGGGGATTTGGCGTAGGCCCCAGCCAGAGCTTCTCTCAGGATGTCACTGGCAAACTGCTCTGTAGCCTGaagtgtagacacacacacacacattcatcattaGTCACAAAGAAACCCACTCTCTCATACAGTACAAGGTGAAACACGCAATGCTGTGCGGGTgtacatctcacacacacactatatattCATCATTCGAGTCAAGGATATGTCGAGGTAATGATGAGTTACTGTAAATGGCcaactgcttttattttttttttctggcctgtAAAATGACCGACCTTCAGAATCATGGCTTCGACTACCGGAGCGAACACATTCTTCTCCACCTCGACCGGCTGGAAGGTTACCCCGATCTGAGAGACACACAGGAGTCATCGCATAAAAATGGACAAAGTGGCGCAGCTTCttgtagttacttgtaaaacCCCAGAGAGGTTCCTGACCTGCTGAGCTGTTTCACTGACAAACTGGGTGGACACGCAGGGGCCCAGGAAGAACTTGGGCTCGGCGTCAGCTTCTTGCTCTTCCTCTTTGACCTTTAGTTTCTGGCAGGCCGGGGTCACGGTGACGATGTCGACTATTTCGTCATCTGCCTCCTCCGGTTCAGTCTTCAGCAGAGCTTGCATCTGCTCCAGCCGCAGCACCAGCTCGTCGTAGCTACTCAGGGTCGACGGGCACTCTGCGGACACATGCACGTGTAAATTTAACACACCATTTCACAAGCAGCTGCACCGGCAGCGAAGCGGGAACatcagctgcttcagtatttcaCTCAGATTGCAGACTCATGAAGCTTGACAGTGTGTTTACAGCAAAGCTGAAAATACTGGCTCATTTTACCAGTTCAACAATTTCACAATCATAAATCAAGATATTTGTGCGAGGAGAGACGAGGAGACCGCAGAACACAGATCAGTATCTCAAACGACTCCGTGGCTCACTGTGCTTAGCAGCCTCGTCTCCCACCCTTtagagacaaaagacagagtTAGTGAAAACTCTCTGTATCTACAActacacagctgaaaaaaaaaaaaaaaaaacagaggctgcACACTGGCCGCCTTCACACATGACTGGACTGCAAACACATGACTGGACCAACTGGTAACTGCTGAAGCactacacccacacatgcaACACTGTGGAGGGAAATATTGATCCACTTTGAGttgctgaaaacagagaagagtaGACTGTGAATTCAGAAGCTAtgcaccaaaaaaaaccccacacacacagagaaactcaCCAGGCTCGTTATCTATCTGTGTGAGGATGTCCTCGATGGACTCGTCGTCGTTCTTGCGTTGGGGCTCGGGGTCGGGTGGCGTGTAGCCCCTCTGCCGACACCACTGCACCACCTCTCTCGTCTTCGGCGGGGTGAGGGCCTGCAGGCGGGGCGAATGGTCCAACACGTCCTGGACAACCCGCTTCACCGCCACTGCTCGCTGAAGCTACACAGACACGTTCCAGGGTATATTATGTAAAACTGTACATTAGCCCTTAAAGCCCTAAAATCTGTAAACTGACACAGATTAACATTTTGTGGCTGCTAAGACTTGGTGTGTATAACTGTCGGCACATACAATCTCTCCAGTCCAATGTACATCACCTTGCAGTGTATCTTCCCCTGTCTTCATCAACTATAATGATGTGCTTCATGTCCCCTGTCCTCTAAGTAAATTAGTGACCTGTAGATATAAATATCCACGTCTAGGCTCGTCTGAGAGCCTTTTATAGAcgtacagaaagagaaaagacagctAAAACAGGGGCTGGCCTGTATGGGATGTTGATGAATGCAttacaaagagaagagaggagacaacGCGGCAGAGATACACATCTGACCAGACAGATAGGAAGACATGAGGCAAACAGAAAGCAGGCTGAGTCAGAACTGAGTGACAAGACAGattacagagacaaaaaaaaaattgcaaacaATGCAAATTATCAATGACATTATAGACGTCAGTGCCCTGGAACCTGGAGTTTAAGAGTTAGCAAGTGGGTGCTGTCACTCTGAGATAAAAACAGGGCTAAATTAAACCTTTACTCTGAAGGAAATGTGTTCAATATAACACCTAATCCTGAGAAAATAAGTTacactgctttctctctttaaaCCACAGCAAAGACACAGCCAATGATGTTTTACAAATGTGTTCAGACATGATAAGATATTTTGACTACTTCTATTTTTCCCAACAAAATTATTCTCCCAACTAATAAACATGTTCACTGCCCTTCTGGGACTTTGACAGTACTGAGGCTGTACAgcattaaatttgaattttaagcCTTTAACCCTCGTTTCATTAGGCAAACAAACGCAGAAAGAAAAGTCACCTCTGATGCTCTGCGCTTGCCAATATTCCAGGAATAATACTGTTCTGTCGAGGAGGCACAGAATGGATGGGAGTCTTCAGctaagcaaacaaacaaacaaacaaaacaaaacccagtACATTAGCTCAcagtctgttatttttttaacatatggAGTTGATTTTTATTCAGAATACATGGCAGGCGAGCTCACTTACTCTTATCTGGCACAATCAGAGGGAACTTCTTCACCACAGCTGTCAGCAGCTGCATCATGGTCTCTATGTGTTCAGTGCTGGGGAGAAGGACATCACAAAAGTCAGGTGTAGCGTGAGAAAGTATTCACAGAAATGGCAGCTGGGAAGAGAAAGTGTTCTTAAAACCCTCCATTAATATTCCAGTAGATATGTGATAGCTTTAATAAATGAAGCCCCACTAATTTTCACTGAGAAAATAGTTTAGCAAGTTAAAAACGGATGTTAGCACTTCAAATAAATACGCTCAATGATGACTTGGTGTCACTGCGAGagaaaaatctgtttctgtACTTGCACATTTTCTCTAAAGAAACAAATCATCTGCCCCTCTAGGAATTAATTATGTACTGTAAGTGAAAGTAGCATCGTGACTTGTTCTCACACTTACTTGATGAGGTCGTGCGTAGAGTTATTTGCCACTTGTTCCTGCTTGACGGTGGTAGCTGCAGAGGGAACATGGGTGGAGGTGGGGACAGGAGCAGTCACCGGGGGTGATGGACCAGCTGTGACAGCTGTCCCAGCACCTGGCTCTGTCTTCACTgtggcagcagagggagagaagaagaagagagaatgattcattttattaaacTCACATTATGAGAAGATGGTACGGGGGGTGTACTCTGTCTGAGAATGGGTATTAAATTTCAGTACTTTGACCTTCCAAAACAGTCTACAGCATCCAGAACTATTACTTACTCAATACTGGTGACAAATACTGTGTCAGATTCTTGTTTACTTACTTATTCTCTATTATCACAAAGAAAGATTTTAAACACAATTTGAATATTGTAGCAGTATAAATTAAGTTTAATACAAATGTTATTTGTATTAAACACGTGCACTTTAGTTTAATCTTAAAATCGTAATAAAAGTTTAATCTTAATGAAAGGGCTTTTGTACAAACTGTTACTTAGTAAAATAAATTATCAAAAAACTACACCTTCTGTATCACTACCAAAACTAGCTCAGATGTTGTACTACCactggtataaaaaaaaacaaaaaaaaaaaacaatcccacAACCCTAACTATAGCATGGTGAAAGAAAATGGAGGATgggaataaaagagggagaggatgaggagagtgAATGGAGTGGGGATGGACCCCTCTCACCTTGTGCCAGAGGCAGGGCAAGGGAGGGGGAGGCCTGGATGGCTGGACTTGGGgaggctccagctccagctgctccGGGGGTggtggaagaggtggaggaagaggagggagtaGTGGAGACTGGGCCTTTAGACACTACtgtacagagaagaaaacacacacactcaggatgGATCGATGGGCCATTAGGCAAACAGGCTTAACAGTTAGATGAAAAATGAGAAGGGTGGAAGATGGGTCTCACAGAAGCTGTttgctgcagagagagcagaaactATAGCATGTTTGAGCGCCTGTCGTAAATCACACTGTGCAGCCATAGGTACTGGCAAAATAAACTCAGTTCAGAAAGACAAACCGAATAAAGTGGCTGTTTGCTATTATATTCTTACACTCATGAACTAATCTGGGAAAACATTTAGTTAAGTACAACATGCTCTGTCTCAACATTTGTTCCTCAGAACGTTGTTGTACAAGATGTGGAACACCGACAAAGAAATCAGTTTCATTGCagcttcatgttttattctAATACTGTTGCTAGTTCCTTTTAGCTACCTGCAGAAGTGATCATTTTGATGTTGAGCAcccagttttttgttttttttctttttatctggaACGCATActcattgtctttttttgtcataaaaagaCACCTTACCTTTCCCGACAGGCATGAGTATGGTCTGCAGTCCTCCAGACCCAGTGCCAACCCCCAGCTGCTTAAGCTGGTTGGCAGGGATGGTTAAGACTGTTTGCTGTGAACTGGAACCTCCAGAGTGGATCTTAAGCATACCTGAACAAAACACCGCATTCAATAAGTAGATCAATATATTATTTTAACTAATATTTAACttgtacacacattcacaccaggGGATTGATGCAGTGTGAGGTTTCTCTCTAACCTACCTGAGAGAGTTGCACCAGTCTTCCCCCCTCCAGCTGCCATACCGCTGACTAATGAGGCTGCGGTGACCAATGACGTGCCACTGCTTTTGGGCACACCCACCACGGTCCCCACACCTGCACCCTTGGACATGCTGATGACAGGCATATTGGCAATGCTTTTGGCAACTGTTACCACAGCTCCCGTTGAACCGGCAGCGCTCTTTGTCATTGTGGCAGGGTTGCCGGCACCCTTGACCAAAGTGGCCACGGCGGTCTTCGACAGGCTgccgccagcagcagcagcagcagcactggcgCTCTTAGCTGCGCTGATTACTGCTGCTTGGTTCGCTGCCACCAGGAGCGAGTGGTGCTGAGAGGCAGGCTTCCCACCATCGGCGGCCTGCATGAacgcacagaaaacacagctgttgACCAGGAAATAAACTCTTTCACTCTATGTCAGTAAAGTCAAAGGTTGCTATAGTGTGCGTACCATGCTTCCACATTACCGCACAGCTAAATTACAATGATCTTGTGATCTTGATTTTGTACATTCATTTGAAAGCTATCAGTTTTTATTGGCGTGACAACTTTCATTTACACGCTTAAAAATATTCCAGAAGGCAAAATCGGGTGACACATCTCACCCCCTTTGCAGTCACACAACAGTGAATGTGTAAATCATATGGCAGTGATTTATGTGAAAATCCAGTCAAAAATACACACTGGTGTTTATAAGGGAGAGAGGGACTGCTGGGAAATTAAATTCACTCCGGTTGGACTTTAGAGTTAGCGTTAactgtcttttctctgctttgctCACATTTGTTTCCCAGTGTCGTGCaactcagactgagctgagcCGATCAGGTCACTGGTTTTAGGGAATTCTCAAAGACAAAAGACTCAGTTTCCCTCACAGAGAGAGGCCTTGTAATTCAATTAACAGTCCTCAAAGAGCAGTTTttccaaaacagttttttttttttgtgtttgcgtCAACATTACCAGAGCAGcgattatttttctctgtttgttacATACTGTgtacatatttgtttttgtgtgtttgagcctCTAGGAagcctttctgtgtgtttccattcCTCAAGTTAATGAGGCCAGTGACTCTAAAGCTGTAATCACCAAGACCACTGCTGATAGACTACTCAGGGCTCTTCACACTCTCTGCTCTCTCGAACAAATACACAGCCGACCTTACAACCGCACTCACACTGGATCACTCCTCTTTTCCATGTATTCATACTgcagtgacacaaacactgccTCATTAGAACATTTACTCCGCTtgtacaaaaatgtaaaaacaatgaaaatgtatcAACTTGGATTATTCCTTATACAAAAGCATCTACCTGCTTGTTACATACATTAACGTTAAGTTGGTGGACATTTAACTAGTTAGGAAATCTTacttaaaaacaacagaattagTTTTTAGGCATGAAAAAATACTTTCGCTCAATTTTAATGtaactgctgttttattttgaagtcaaaagAGAACAGCTGTCaggcagaataaaacaaaaaaatatgaggACTGTGAAACTAGCCTGTTGttggctgcctgctgctgcagcactgacagagcTGGGGGTGGAGCTCGCAGCAGTGATGACTCCACCGGTCATCCTCAATGTGGTCGTCCCCGGCTTGGACAAGTGGCCCGCTGCCGCCGCTGTTACAGTCTTTACAGAGCCGTCCGACAACTTCACCTGTGCACCCTGGGAGCCGCCCACCACCTGTCAATCACGGAAAAACTTCAGCAACAGTCCACATGAATGTACTAAAACTGTTACGGAAGCAAATGAGGGGGCAGAAAattcaaagcacaaaaaaaatcaatacaaaacCCGAATTTTCTCTCCAGACTTTGACAAACCCACACAGTTCAACTTTTTCCTAGAGGGAACtttgttaaacattttctttaaaaacctCGACAAAAATCTACAACACACAATAACCCACACTGGCTGTATTAAGCAGAATGTGGATACTACTTGTAATCTGGACACTGCAAACAGCCAGAGCATATTTTCAGGAAGAGCAAAGTGGTTAGAGATGGAAACAGCTCCTGTGCTGTTATATAAAATGAGACAGATTAAACTGCATGAGGGGACTTGTCCACTTCCAGCCCAGCAGCACGTGGGTAAGTTAGACCAACACCAGCTGTTGCCTGGACAAGTCTTTCACTGTTACAACCAGCCACTCGCTCACACATGGGATGGAACAAATATACTcaaatactgtttttttgtgcatttgcttTTATACAAACTGTTTGGTTATGAAATGTAACCAAGACTAATTACcgccttgtgtttgtgtgcctccaCCAACCAGTCAAATTGAAGTTTACATTCATATCTGTCCAGACCCATATATTATATGTAATGAAGAATTTGaaagaatttaataaaaggGATGAAGTGCATTCTGTCATAATCAGAGTGTcaggaataaaaacataattcaaCAGGACTCTGTATGacaaaattaaaaggaaaatctTTCAGCTATTGGTATATCTGAAATTAAATAGGAGAATAGTGTCAAACTGGAAGTATAACGTGGTCACAAACTGCCAAAGATAAAAGGTTAGCAGACACAGATAATATAAAGATGGGGTGCAGCAGTAAGCAAGAATGAGgtcacaggcaaaaaaaaaaaaaagatatttcagtgaaatgagagaaaacGGGGCAGCCAGGGGTTCTCAGCAGGGACAAAGGTGCAGGCAAACACATTTAAGCAAAATAATCTTAAAACTGTACTAATAATGTTGCTGGATCCTCAGTCGTTACCTCCCCACAGACTAGTCAGTTAATATCAGATACTTCTTGTAGATCTTAACTTTATCAAACCCAGGCTGCTAGTGTGAGAGAGTTTAGGGACAAAATCACAGCAGTAGTAACTACAGCAGCTTCCAGTAAGGCCAAACAGGACACAGTAAAGTCCTGCCCTCAGAAAAGTCTCCCATACTGACCTGAGCCAGAATGGCCGCCTTCTGTCCAGCTGTTACACGGATGGCCTGCTGGGtaacagctgctggagatgaTGCAGCTGAACTGGAGCCCCCCTGCTTCCCTGAACCCTGCGCTGGCTGACCAACCAGAAATGTACCCTGGGAAAATGGACAAACAGGGTTAGGGATGGGCCGGCAATCCAGCAACATATTACTCTAAATTCAGAGTCAGTGGAATTGTCATGATCCAACATTGCGCAGTACAGTATCAGTTACAACCTAATATCATATAATAATTTGAATGcttaattttaaataattaaatttaaaccAATCTTAAGATTATCATGCACGCTTATGTGATATTCACTAGGTAGATATTTTCATAAGGTGCAAGGCCTGACGATGGTGAGCATGTTTCATCTTTTATATCTCATAATAGCTTACATAAAATTCATTGAGCCTTCTTTGAAATCAATTCAACAACAGATCAGCATCTTAACTTGAGACTGTGTGTGGGATATATAAGCAGTAAATTTTCAGCgttaaaaaacactttaaacttAGATGGAAACCTCAGTGAAACCTCTGCAGACAACTTCATTATATGCTGCAGGCTAAATGCACAGACAGCACTGTTCTAAATCTGACTGCAGGATCAATAACGCTATAATGAATGTGTCTAATTAAGATCACATCAGGCTCCATCTCTACTAGAATACCAAAATCTGAAATTCActcaggaacagaaaaaaaaaacattttgctgattGTATGTACTGTGCACACGTTGATGAGTATTAGATGGATAAAGCATATTTATTTTCCTATAAACACTTGTGAAACGCTTCATAAAATAGTTCAAAACATGCAAGTAAAGAAATAGTAATGCTCTAGTACACAAAAATAAGAacccacaacaacacaaaagacATCAAGGAGAAATTATTTATACCAGAGTGTGCATGTCTCCAAGTTTTGTATTGTAGCATAATTGCATTTCTACCCACCTGTGGGGTCTGTTTCAGGATATAGGACGTGTAGGAGAGGTTGGAAGGCAGACTGCtcgaagaggaagaggaggaggaggaggaggtctgaGAGCCCCCAGCGCCTGCTGACGAGCTGCTCTGGGACTGCTGACCTAAATTACAGACAGCCACATACACATCACTTTCAAATCTGACAAACAATCCTGTTAGTCTTTATCCCAAATAACAGATCACCTTCTATTGAGTAATACGAGCAATATCAAATAAGCAAAAGCATATTTATGATAAATGATTCCGAGGCAGAGCTGGATGAAGGAATGTTGGTTTACAGCTGTGaaatttatattttagataCAGCTGGAATGCTGCTAAATCTCTTTAATCTCACTGCAATTTGACGGGGAGTGTGCCGTGTGAGGGATTCTAGCTGGAAGTACACATTAAATACtctgcagaaagaaacagatgatTACTACTGATTCACTGTCCGGGAGGTAGCGCGGCAGCCAAAATCTGTAACTGCCACCAGTTTGCCTCAAGTTGTAGAGTCACTTCAAAAGTGAGTCTCTTACTTTTGTTGACGTTTATGATGAGCCGAGAGCAATAGTATTTTTAATTCAGCTGTCTGCAACTTGAGGCACGGAGGAAAATGTCAGGGCAAAGGGCTTTTTTTCTGGGAGAGTAACCCCGGATACTGAGTCACCTACACAATCAAGTACTTGTTTCAGAGTTCCAtgtaaaaaacacagaaagagaaaacgtTGGTATTTTTACTGATTAACTACATGATATCACATGCCTGCTTAGAAACAATGTGTAGTGAGAACCATTTGTAGGCTTCCCACACTCACTTGGAAATCAAATTACCATATAGGCCCCAAACTGAAGACAATACTTTTCTTTTCCAGAAAACTATATTTTAAAGTGCAGGGTGTATTTAGGTATCCACAGcatgtgtttttcttaaataaacTGAGTATCTTTGTTGTGTTACAGGGTTATTTGTAGCCCTCATATTGCTGAGTGAGTGAGCTTTTACCCATCTGTCTATGCCACGTCTGCTAAAGTAAATCAGCCCCTTCAAGTGTCCAATAAGACGGACTCTAACCAAAATAAGATGTTTGCTGGCTGATGTGTTTTACTGCTACAAAGACACACTGTCATGAAGCGTCAAGTCGgaagagatttttaaaaactgccaACAGTTAAAGAAACTCTCACTAGTCTTAAAAACCAACATGATGAAAGGAGGTGATATGGCTAAATGACTATTAACTGATAGTTGaatactgaagttattttgccagtgtctgtttttaaaagaattAATACAGGATGTAACATGTCTCACTTGCGCTGGAGGCTCGGAGGATAGCTCCCTGTGGGATGAGAAGCAGCTTTCCCTTTCCTGACGGGTTCTTACTGTTGGTGGTCAGGTAGAGCTTGGTGCCTGGAGGCAAATTGGCCAGATTGGCTAGGTTGTTGGCTGGCAGCTGAAGAGTAGCCATCACTATGGACatatagagacagacagaaaaaccagttcCTTACATTTTTATTACTAATTACTAATCAAAATGtgtgactattgtgtgtgtgtgtgtgtgtgtgtgaactctgacctccaCTCTTGCCACCTGAACCACCAGCCGCCTTGGCAGCAGCTTGCTGACCAGAGATGCCACTGGCTCCACTGACGATGGCTTTAGCGACTCCCTGAGCCAAAACCTGCTTCCCTCCCATCACCTTGGAGACGGAGGGGTTGCCCTTGGCGACCAGAATCTGTCCACTGCTGATAGCCACCTGTTTGACAGCGGACTGAAGTGTTGAGCTAACAGGAATACCTAACATCTAGAAATAGGAGAAGTGCAAAACCGACCTGTTGAATGACTGGAACTTTTGATAACACATGAATGAAACTATTAACATGTAAATGACTGGTATGCTTCAGTGTGTACGGGTATAATGCAACAGAGACTGACCTTGCCAGTCGTGGCCCCTGTGGCCCCTCCTGCCTGTTTCTGGGCCGACACAGAGATCATGTGACCTCCCTTCACTGCGACAAActggtgtgctgctgtagcGGCAGGTTGCTGCTGGCTGGTTACTGTGGAAACCATCGGCTGCTGCTGTGTTGAAACTTCTCCCGGCTCTTGCTTGATAATAACCTGCACAAGAAGTGagtgcacacagagagagggactgtAACACGATGACCCCCGTGCTTTGCTGCCACAACAGGTTGTAGATGTTGCAACTATTTGGTcgaaattttaaattttactctctactaagaaaaaaaaaatacatcaattCATGATTAACATAGCATACTTTGACAGTAAATCTGGATCCCAATATTCTTTTTCAACAGGATACAGATAGGAAGGCAGCAAGAAGAAATTTGTTGCTTAGAACAGATTTTTGAAAATCAGcatcatcatttattcatcaaGGAGATGTTTTTATATTCCCCATCTGTCCCCATCTGCCCCCATCTGCCCCGGCATCTAGTACTACAACAGACGCAAGCAGCCATCCGCAGAGAAAACTATAGAAtctgagccaatcacagtgcCCCTATAACAAAAGAGAAGATTCGAAAGaaaaaatcatatttcattCTTTGTGGATGGTGATGGAATGATGAGCATGTGGGAGTGGGAGGATTTTTCAGCTGGGTATTGACACTGAGTGAAACAGAACCATGCAATTCTCTCTGCAAAGCTCCCCACACACCCTCCCATCTTCAGTGTGATGTCCCATTTAAATAGCTTGCCAAGGCACTCACATCTGCTGAAGATAGCACCCTGGCCTACTATTAATATCATGCTGCTTTGTTAAAGATACAGATACTACAGGGACAGACTATCTTCACAGTGGGAGGGGAAAGAGCCGCTAAAAGAGATATTTTAGCTCATATGAATTTGTGTTTACGTTCGAAACCATTAGGACTATCAACTCACCTTCACCCCTGAGGAGAGGAAGGTGCCGGTGTGAACTTTCGGGGCTGGAGAGCGAGCACCTTGAGCAGCAGACTGTTTGGCGGAGGGGCTTCCTGTTGAGtaatttacacacaaacacacacaataagtgATGGAGTAGAGGGCTGCACTCAGGACGGCTCACTGCAGTTCCTGTCATTCTTTCCACAGACTTCAAGGTCTTTGTGGTGCCAGGTGACAGTTTCTAGTCAGGATTGCTCACTGTGGGTGTTGAAGGTGAGCACGGCTTAAAGTTTCGCCCCTTACctactgcattaaaaaaaaattttagccaCAACACCTACATCAACCTCATCCAGCTTGATAAAACATTACTTAATGGCACTCCAGCCCTGCTGCCAGATCAGGCTGAGCTGTGCATTTGTGGAGGAAGTGTGGGAGTGGCTGAGTAGGCAAAGGAGAGTGAGCAATCTAAGAGCTCCTAAGTGGAATATGAGTCGCCACTGCTGATGTGAGGACGTAAATACAACAGCCTTGGTGATGTAAGATGACTCTGCTCACTGATGGggtaacatacacacaaagcgCACGCCTGCTTCAGCTGATAGTGAACTATCATCTTTGCAGATAACTGCACACCTAATTCAtggagaaaaatacacacattaacacaataTAAATTTAATGTCAGTGTGGGGTCTCATCCACCTCATCTGgccatgaaaaacagcagctcagtcacCATGGTAACCTCGCATCCAGCAACCACCCTGCTGACTCAGGACACGTCATACTTGAGGAGAGCAAAATGGGGACAAAAGAGAGACactgggacagagagagagacatggggaaaaaaagagacgAAAGGGAGGGAGCACAAAGAACTAGATAAGGGGGTAAAAGAGGACAAGCAAGAAAGAAGTacaaaaatagagagagaaaacgagGGTGAGGAAGGGGGAGTCTGGAAGGTATTGTTCATCTGTTCTGCTGTAAAGTACATTCTTCACAGCCATTTTTATCTGCTATGTGGGCGGCTCCGACACTGCTTCGCGATTTTGCTGCAGGTCCACTTCCGATTTCAAGAGGCACTTTGAGTAGGAGATGTGTACCTGTGGAGGCGGAGGATGAAGAAGCCATGCCGAT includes:
- the yeats2 gene encoding YEATS domain-containing protein 2 isoform X2, with translation MSGVKRKIEGNDPDYEDISLVQNSKRNKAAEHNARDAAVQKIETIIREQFSLEMKSKEHEIDVISQRLNEARRMMDKLRACIVANYYANAGMTKLPEHASKSDPAVLNHPAIRRFLESPSRSSSPLNQGSETPSLAHSESESLSQQGEGAEKDVEGAWREDSSRQERRPGRNTGKDTFGVPSSLGADQRVTYHTTGDEASRLYAKKTIVVGNVSKYIPPDKREENDQSTHKWMVYVRGSRREPSIDHFVKKVWFFLHPSYKPNDLVEVSEPPFHLTRRGWGEFPVRIQIHFKDPRNKRIDIIHQLKLDRTYTGLQTLGAETVVDVELYRNSFGDDYIPQPSSSKVTPRAASPVSATSQAQSYGRSSSPMSHESSVDKGLIKAEVGRCTGGHSSGLTAGERTPTRPKSGDRITLGSHGNSAFQPITASCKIVPQGQPPSPAESPGKSFQPITMSCKIVSGSPISTPSHSPLPRTPTTSTPVHGKQSSSVLNNPYIIVDKPGQVIGMASSSSASTGSPSAKQSAAQGARSPAPKVHTGTFLSSGVKVIIKQEPGEVSTQQQPMVSTVTSQQQPAATAAHQFVAVKGGHMISVSAQKQAGGATGATTGKMLGIPVSSTLQSAVKQVAISSGQILVAKGNPSVSKVMGGKQVLAQGVAKAIVSGASGISGQQAAAKAAGGSGGKSGVMATLQLPANNLANLANLPPGTKLYLTTNSKNPSGKGKLLLIPQGAILRASSASQQSQSSSSAGAGGSQTSSSSSSSSSSSLPSNLSYTSYILKQTPQGTFLVGQPAQGSGKQGGSSSAASSPAAVTQQAIRVTAGQKAAILAQVVGGSQGAQVKLSDGSVKTVTAAAAGHLSKPGTTTLRMTGGVITAASSTPSSVSAAAAGSQQQAADGGKPASQHHSLLVAANQAAVISAAKSASAAAAAAGGSLSKTAVATLVKGAGNPATMTKSAAGSTGAVVTVAKSIANMPVISMSKGAGVGTVVGVPKSSGTSLVTAASLVSGMAAGGGKTGATLSGMLKIHSGGSSSQQTVLTIPANQLKQLGVGTGSGGLQTILMPVGKVSKGPVSTTPSSSSTSSTTPGAAGAGASPSPAIQASPSLALPLAQVKTEPGAGTAVTAGPSPPVTAPVPTSTHVPSAATTVKQEQVANNSTHDLINTEHIETMMQLLTAVVKKFPLIVPDKTEDSHPFCASSTEQYYSWNIGKRRASELQRAVAVKRVVQDVLDHSPRLQALTPPKTREVVQWCRQRGYTPPDPEPQRKNDDESIEDILTQIDNEPECPSTLSSYDELVLRLEQMQALLKTEPEEADDEIVDIVTVTPACQKLKVKEEEQEADAEPKFFLGPCVSTQFVSETAQQIGVTFQPVEVEKNVFAPVVEAMILKATEQFASDILREALAGAYAKSPQNRAPREITAMNIHQAVSSIPTCDFLTNTHMGYLAKDN
- the yeats2 gene encoding YEATS domain-containing protein 2 isoform X3 — protein: MSGVKRKIEGNDPDYEDISLVQNSKRNKAAEHNARDAAVQKIETIIREQFSLEMKSKEHEIDVISQRLNEARRMMDKLRACIVANYYANAGMTKLPEHASKSDPAVLNHPAIRRFLESPSRSSSPLNQGSETPSLAHSESESLSQQGEGAEKDVEGAWREDSSRQERRPGRNTGKDTFGVPSSLGADQRVTYHTTGDEASRLYAKKTIVVGNVSKYIPPDKREENDQSTHKWMVYVRGSRREPSIDHFVKKVWFFLHPSYKPNDLVEVSEPPFHLTRRGWGEFPVRIQIHFKDPRNKRIDIIHQLKLDRTYTGLQTLGAETVVDVELYRNSFGDDYIPQPSSSKVTPRAASPVSATSQAQSYGRSSSPMSHESSVDKGLIKAEVGRCTGGHSSGLTAGERTPTRPKSGDRITLGSHGNSAFQPITASCKIVPQGQPPSPAESPGKSFQPITMSCKIVSGSPISTPSHSPLPRTPTTSTPVHGKQSSSVLNNPYIIVDKPGQVIGMASSSSASTGSPSAKQSAAQGARSPAPKVHTGTFLSSGVKVIIKQEPGEVSTQQQPMVSTVTSQQQPAATAAHQFVAVKGGHMISVSAQKQAGGATGATTGKVAISSGQILVAKGNPSVSKVMGGKQVLAQGVAKAIVSGASGISGQQAAAKAAGGSGGKSGVMATLQLPANNLANLANLPPGTKLYLTTNSKNPSGKGKLLLIPQGAILRASSASQQSQSSSSAGAGGSQTSSSSSSSSSSSLPSNLSYTSYILKQTPQGTFLVGQPAQGSGKQGGSSSAASSPAAVTQQAIRVTAGQKAAILAQVVGGSQGAQVKLSDGSVKTVTAAAAGHLSKPGTTTLRMTGGVITAASSTPSSVSAAAAGSQQQAADGGKPASQHHSLLVAANQAAVISAAKSASAAAAAAGGSLSKTAVATLVKGAGNPATMTKSAAGSTGAVVTVAKSIANMPVISMSKGAGVGTVVGVPKSSGTSLVTAASLVSGMAAGGGKTGATLSGMLKIHSGGSSSQQTVLTIPANQLKQLGVGTGSGGLQTILMPVGKVVSKGPVSTTPSSSSTSSTTPGAAGAGASPSPAIQASPSLALPLAQVKTEPGAGTAVTAGPSPPVTAPVPTSTHVPSAATTVKQEQVANNSTHDLINTEHIETMMQLLTAVVKKFPLIVPDKTEDSHPFCASSTEQYYSWNIGKRRASELQRAVAVKRVVQDVLDHSPRLQALTPPKTREVVQWCRQRGYTPPDPEPQRKNDDESIEDILTQIDNEPECPSTLSSYDELVLRLEQMQALLKTEPEEADDEIVDIVTVTPACQKLKVKEEEQEADAEPKFFLGPCVSTQFVSETAQQIGVTFQPVEVEKNVFAPVVEAMILKATEQFASDILREALAGAYAKSPQNRAPREITAMNIHQAVSSIPTCDFLTNTHMGYLAKDN